In Carya illinoinensis cultivar Pawnee chromosome 6, C.illinoinensisPawnee_v1, whole genome shotgun sequence, a single genomic region encodes these proteins:
- the LOC122313848 gene encoding uncharacterized protein LOC122313848 — protein MAKAGTKLPSFCLNRIRPHARVRSPPVHSKPVNVMSSNKSDKKSENPGTVKEEESGDGVKPGLVISRRIMVVVDSSLEAKGALQWALSHTVQIEDTVILLCLTKPSKQGCSQGSSKKIVPRSYEFIDSLRKLCQSKKPEVRLEVAVVEGREKGPAIVEEARKQGVSMLVLGQKKRSTTWRLMMMWAGKRVTGGIVEYCIHNADCLAIAVRRKSKKLGGYLITTKRQKDFWLLA, from the exons ATGGCCAAAGCAGGCACAAAGTTACCGAGTTTCTGTCTAAACAGAATTAGGCCTCATGCTAGAGTTCGTTCCCCTCCTGTACATTCTAAGCCTGTGAATGTCATGAGTTCCAACAAATCTGATAAAAAAAGTGAGAATCCTGGTActgtcaaagaagaagaatcaggTGATGGGGTGAAACCCGGATTGGTGATTAGTAGGAGAATAATGGTTGTGGTTGATTCCAGCCTTGAAGCTAAGGGAGCTTTACAATGGGCACTCTCCCACACGGTTCAGATCGAGGACACTGTTATTCTTCTTTGCTTAACAAAGCCTTCTAAGCAAG GCTGCAGTCAAGGGTCCAGCAAGAAGATTGTTCCAAGGAGTTATGAATTCATTGACTCGTTGAGAAAACTGTGCCAGTCGAAGAAACCTGAG GTGAGGCTTGAGGTGGCAGTTGTGGAAGGGAGGGAAAAAGGACCTGCTATAGTGGAAGAAGCAAGAAAACAGGGGGTGTCGATGCTGGTTTTAGGGCAGAAGAAACGCTCCACAACATGGCGCCTTATGATGATGTGGGCAGGCAAACGGGTCACAGGTGGAATTGTAGAGTACTGTATCCATAATGCTGATTGCTTGGCAATTGCAGTGAGGAGGAAAAGCAAGAAGCTTGGAGGGTATTTGATCACCACCAAGCGTCAGAAAGATTTCTGGCTCTTGGCTTAA